The Carassius carassius chromosome 9, fCarCar2.1, whole genome shotgun sequence genome includes a region encoding these proteins:
- the gfap gene encoding glial fibrillary acidic protein isoform X1 → MEPQRVFSSYRKRFGTSGGSPSMGVTSRLSTGRLSLHSSPRHLTSSPITLSTSRLSLGGERLDFSADSLLKAQYRETRTNEKVEMMGLNDRFASYIEKVRFLEQQNKMLVAELNQLRGKEPSRLGDIYQEELRELRRQVDGLNTGKARLEIERDNLASNLATLKQRLQDETALRQEAENNLNTFRQDVDEAALNRVQLERKIDALQDEINFLKKVHDEEMRELQEQLMAQQVHVDLDVSKPDLTTALKEIRAQFEAMATSNMQETEEWYRSKFTDLTDAANRNAEALRQAKQEANEYRRQIQGLTCDLESLRGTNESLERQLREMEERFTMETIGYQDTVARLEDEIQMLKEEMARHLQEYQDLLNVKLALDIEIATYRKLLEGEESRITVPVQNFTNLQFRDTSLDTKLTPEAHVKRSIVVRTVETRDGEIIKESTTERKDFP, encoded by the exons ATGGAGCCCCAGCGAGTTTTCTCATCCTACCGAAAGCGCTTTGGGACTTCGGGTGGCTCCCCGTCTATGGGGGTCACCAGCCGCCTCAGCACGGGCCGGCTGTCCCTTCACAGCAGCCCGCGCCACCTCACCTCCAGCCCCATCACCCTGTCCACCTCGCGCCTGTCCCTCGGCGGGGAGCGGCTGGACTTCTCTGCAGACTCCCTGCTGAAGGCCCAGTACCGGGAGACACGCACCAACGAGAAGGTGGAGATGATGGGGCTGAACGACCGCTTCGCAAGCTACATTGAGAAAGTGCGCTTCCTGGAGCAGCAGAACAAGATGCTGGTGGCAGAACTGAACCAGCTGAGGGGGAAGGAGCCCAGCCGTCTGGGGGACATCTACCAGGAGGAGCTGAGGGAGCTCCGCAGGCAGGTGGACGGCCTCAACACTGGTAAAGCCAGACTGGAGATTGAAAGAGACAACCTGGCCTCAAACCTGGCCACTCTTAAACAGAG ACTTCAAGATGAAACTGCCCTACGGCAAGAAGCAGAAAACAACCTCAACACCTTCAGACAA GATGTGGATGAAGCGGCTCTGAACCGTGTGCAGCTGGAGAGGAAGATTGATGCTCTGCAGGATGAGATCAATTTCTTGAAGAAGGTCCATGATGAG GAGATGAGGGAGCTGCAGGAGCAGCTGATGGCCCAACAGGTTCATGTGGATCTGGATGTGTCAAAGCCAGACTTAACCACTGCCCTGAAGGAGATCAGAGCTCAGTTTGAGGCCATGGCCACTTCCAACATGCAGGAGACGGAGGAGTGGTATCGCTCAAAG tttACTGATCTGACTGATGCAGCCAACCGTAACGCAGAGGCTCTGAGACAAGCTAAGCAAGAGGCCAATGAGTATCGTCGACAGATTCAGGGCCTGACCTGTGACCTGGAATCTCTTCGTGGAACT AACGAGTCTCTGGAGCGCCAGCTGCGAGAGATGGAGGAGCGATTCACCATGGAGACGATCGGTTACCAGGACACTGTGGCCCGTCTGGAGGATGAGATCCAGATGCTGAAGGAGGAAATGGCCAGACACTTGCAGGAGTACCAGGATCTGCTCAATGTCAAACTGGCTCTGGACATTGAAATTGCCACCTACAGGAAGCTGCTTGAAGGAGAGGAAAGCAG AATCACTGTTCCGGTGCAGAACTTCACCAACTTACAGTTTAGAG acACCAGCTTGGACACTAAGTTGACTCCTGAGGCACATGTGAAGAGGAGCATAGTTGTGCGAACTGTTGAGACTCGTGATGGTGAG ATCATTAAAGAGTCCACTACGGAGAGGAAGGATTTTCCGTAA
- the gfap gene encoding glial fibrillary acidic protein isoform X2 has translation MEPQRVFSSYRKRFGTSGGSPSMGVTSRLSTGRLSLHSSPRHLTSSPITLSTSRLSLGGERLDFSADSLLKAQYRETRTNEKVEMMGLNDRFASYIEKVRFLEQQNKMLVAELNQLRGKEPSRLGDIYQEELRELRRQVDGLNTGKARLEIERDNLASNLATLKQRLQDETALRQEAENNLNTFRQDVDEAALNRVQLERKIDALQDEINFLKKVHDEEMRELQEQLMAQQVHVDLDVSKPDLTTALKEIRAQFEAMATSNMQETEEWYRSKFTDLTDAANRNAEALRQAKQEANEYRRQIQGLTCDLESLRGTNESLERQLREMEERFTMETIGYQDTVARLEDEIQMLKEEMARHLQEYQDLLNVKLALDIEIATYRKLLEGEESRITVPVQNFTNLQFRDTSLDTKLTPEAHVKRSIVVRTVETRDDH, from the exons ATGGAGCCCCAGCGAGTTTTCTCATCCTACCGAAAGCGCTTTGGGACTTCGGGTGGCTCCCCGTCTATGGGGGTCACCAGCCGCCTCAGCACGGGCCGGCTGTCCCTTCACAGCAGCCCGCGCCACCTCACCTCCAGCCCCATCACCCTGTCCACCTCGCGCCTGTCCCTCGGCGGGGAGCGGCTGGACTTCTCTGCAGACTCCCTGCTGAAGGCCCAGTACCGGGAGACACGCACCAACGAGAAGGTGGAGATGATGGGGCTGAACGACCGCTTCGCAAGCTACATTGAGAAAGTGCGCTTCCTGGAGCAGCAGAACAAGATGCTGGTGGCAGAACTGAACCAGCTGAGGGGGAAGGAGCCCAGCCGTCTGGGGGACATCTACCAGGAGGAGCTGAGGGAGCTCCGCAGGCAGGTGGACGGCCTCAACACTGGTAAAGCCAGACTGGAGATTGAAAGAGACAACCTGGCCTCAAACCTGGCCACTCTTAAACAGAG ACTTCAAGATGAAACTGCCCTACGGCAAGAAGCAGAAAACAACCTCAACACCTTCAGACAA GATGTGGATGAAGCGGCTCTGAACCGTGTGCAGCTGGAGAGGAAGATTGATGCTCTGCAGGATGAGATCAATTTCTTGAAGAAGGTCCATGATGAG GAGATGAGGGAGCTGCAGGAGCAGCTGATGGCCCAACAGGTTCATGTGGATCTGGATGTGTCAAAGCCAGACTTAACCACTGCCCTGAAGGAGATCAGAGCTCAGTTTGAGGCCATGGCCACTTCCAACATGCAGGAGACGGAGGAGTGGTATCGCTCAAAG tttACTGATCTGACTGATGCAGCCAACCGTAACGCAGAGGCTCTGAGACAAGCTAAGCAAGAGGCCAATGAGTATCGTCGACAGATTCAGGGCCTGACCTGTGACCTGGAATCTCTTCGTGGAACT AACGAGTCTCTGGAGCGCCAGCTGCGAGAGATGGAGGAGCGATTCACCATGGAGACGATCGGTTACCAGGACACTGTGGCCCGTCTGGAGGATGAGATCCAGATGCTGAAGGAGGAAATGGCCAGACACTTGCAGGAGTACCAGGATCTGCTCAATGTCAAACTGGCTCTGGACATTGAAATTGCCACCTACAGGAAGCTGCTTGAAGGAGAGGAAAGCAG AATCACTGTTCCGGTGCAGAACTTCACCAACTTACAGTTTAGAG acACCAGCTTGGACACTAAGTTGACTCCTGAGGCACATGTGAAGAGGAGCATAGTTGTGCGAACTGTTGAGACTCGTGATG ATCATTAA